Genomic DNA from Bacteroidales bacterium:
TACTTCCCTTTGAAACACCGGGATGGTTATTACTCATGCTTTCATTCCTAACCGGATTTTCTGTAGATCTTTTTAGCGGTACAATGGGATTGCATACAGCAGCAGCTGTTTTTGCCGGTTTTGTTAAACCGGGTGTAGTGAAACTTGTTGGTGAAAAACCTGACTATGACATTACTACACAGCCTACCTTGCGGGAAATGGGATTCAAATGGTTTTTTGCCTATGCTGCCACTATGACATTTCTTCACCACCTTGTGCTGAACTTTGTGGATGTTTTTAGTTTCAGGGAATTCTGGCAAACCCTTTTGCGGGTTTTCTTGAGTTCTGTCTTCTCCCTGATGTTTATCCTCATCATTCAGTATATTTTTACGTCCCGCAAGGAACGGAACTAAACTTTCCAGCATAAGTTATTTTGCTCATCCATAATCCTGTTATGGTATATTTGCATGATTTTTCAGTTCACATCAACCATTTTTGAAAAATAATCCTTAATCTGACAAAACCTGACAATATGAGAAACCTGTTTGTAAGTACAATTATTCTCTCATTGATCCTCTCAATGGCAGCCTGTAAGGGCAAGAAAGAAAACCAATATATTATAACCGGATCAATCAATGGCGCTGATACCGGGTGGATCCTCCTGAAAAAACGTGAAGAAGGAAAATGGCTCACTAAAGATTCAACCGAACTCAAGGAAGGAAAGTTCTCATTTACCGGAACTACCGAAATGCCTGAAATGTATTACCTTGCTGTAAAGAACAAAGATGGATTTCTTCCATTTTTCCTTGAAAACGCTGACATCACCATCAAGGCATTTTCTGATAGTATTGATAAATCAGACGTTTCCGGCTCCGCTTCACATGACCTTTATAAAACCTTCCTAAAGAAGGATGATATGTTCAATAAAAAGCTGGAAGACCTTTACACAGAATATATGACAGCTAAAGAGGCCAATGATTCCATCAAAGCGCTGAGCCTGGAAGGTGGTTTTGATGTAATTCAGAATGAGCAGGCAAGTGCTATGAAGGAATTCATCAAAACCAACGGAAAAAGCGTTGTATCAGCTTATCTCGCCCTGAGTAATGCTTATAATTTTGAATTAGCCGATTTACAGGAAATCAATAAGGGTTTTGATCCAGGCATTGCCAATTCTTCCTATGTTAAAAAATTGAAGGAACGTGAAGAGACCCTGCTCAAATTATTACCCGGAAACCTTGCACCTGAATTCACAATGAATGATTCAACCGGTAAGGCAGTGAGTCTGGCTTCTTTCAAGGGACAATACCTTTTGGTCGATTTCTGGGCTTCATGGTGTGGCCCTTGCCGCAAAGAAAATCCAAATGTAGTTCAGGCTTACAAATCGTTCAATTCAAAAGGCTTCACAATCCTGGGCGTATCTCTTGATAATGATAAGTCTAAATGGCTGGAAGCTGTCGCTGCAGATGGCCTCACATGGACACATGTTAGTGAATTACAGGGATGGAATTGCTCCGCAGCCAAACTTTATGGTGTAATGTCGATTCCTGCAAACTTCCTTTTAGATAAAGAAGGCAAGATCGTTGGAAGCAATTTACGTGGAGAAGACCTGGAAAAGAAACTTCAGGAAGTGATGGCTGAACCAATTGCTACAAAATAAAGAACCCGGCTTTACGAATTGGAAGATCAACTCCTTTTCCTGCAGAATCGCCTTCTGAGTAAATAGAAATTTGCGAAAACGAACAGTACTGTAGCAAATCCTACGATCCTGTAAACCCAGGTAGCTTTCCTGTCAAGGGTGGGCTCAGTCATAATTGGCTGTTTGCCATCCAATGATCGCATTACAGGATTCAGAAAAAGTACAATCCCTTCCATATCATTGGGAGTGGGATACAGAACCTCTGCACGTACATATGTATCATTGGGTTGAAGGACATACTCAGCATGGGTTGATTTACCTACCCTGTGCAATAGCATTCCATGCTGACCATAAAAACGAACCTCAGAAAAACGGGAACTCAGCGTAAATTTCAAAGTATCATTAATAATAGCATAGGATCTCAAAGCCGGCAGAGTGTCGAATCTTGCCATTTTGCTTTCATATGTTTCATCCATGGGCAGTTTTATCTCTACTCCATAGGATTTTCCTGATTGCAGGGATGCAAGGATATTTTTCCTGTGGTTATCAGGAGCGTTTACCACGATGGTCCTGCGTGCCATCTCCCCGGGATCAGAGAGGTCGTGCATATCATCATTAGCCATCAGAAAAGCGGGCTTGCCGGCTGAAAGGGCTGAATCCCAATGTGGAATTGAGTTTCGGTAACCATTCAGGGCTTCTATCAGATCATAATTGCCCAGGTACTTAAAATCTTCGGCCTTATACCCACCAAAGAAAGCCGGATGATTGATTGAAAGCAGTTCTGTATTCTTTTTCAAACGGTTCAGGACATATTGCTTGTGGTGAAGGTTCTGTCCGAAAGGTAAATCATACCAGATCACCTCCCTGGCTCCTATGCTCAGCTGGTGATTCTTAAAGATGCCATACCCATGCTCATAAACCGGGATGTAATAGGGCTGATGAGCATAAAGGGTATCAATATATTGATAATTACTGATGCCAATGCTTTCGTAACCCATTTTCCTGTAAAGATCCCATACCTTGTGGTTGCTGTTGTCGCTGCCATTGGTAAGCCCTCCCCAGGCATGTGAATGCATATGAAGATTGGTCCGCCGCCATTGTGTACTGTCCATCCCCGAATAGGGATTGTACCATGATGCCCCCGAAAAAGGCTTTGGTTCAGGAAAAATATACCTTTCAGCGATAAGGTAGTTGAAAAGGAATATCATAAGGAGTCCCAGGAAGAACCATCCAATTCCTTTGAAAATGAACTTTAGAATTTTAAGTAGAACGCTTACAAACATCAATTGAAAAGGGTTTTAAAAACAGCAGCCTGTGAATCACAGGCTGCTAAAATACAACAATTTAATGCTCTGAAGGTTCATCACTGAACCACAACTTTCAAAGGAATATTGCGCTGGCCTATCTGTATTCGACAAGTGTAGATCCCAATTTCAAGATTATAGGGCTTTAAAGCAACACTGTATTTCCCGGGATGTCTGATTCCTTCGTTGATAGATTTGAGCTTTCTGCCCTGAATATCGAAGACCTCAATATTCACATCAGCAGGAATATCTACTTCATATTCAATCACCGAAGCGGGAGACAAGGGATTGGGGAAAACCTTGGCTTTTATGGCTGAATGAACCGGTTTCTTTTCCACAGATAAGGGTGAGTCCTGGTAAGTAGAAGCCATGGCACCATATTCACCCCCCAACCAGTGAAAACCGGGAAGAGTAAAATCAAGACAGGTAAAACCCACTGAT
This window encodes:
- a CDS encoding rod shape-determining protein MreD, whose protein sequence is MSRLVIVNIARFILLLMLQILVLNRISFYGFLNPYVYILFIFLLPFETPGWLLLMLSFLTGFSVDLFSGTMGLHTAAAVFAGFVKPGVVKLVGEKPDYDITTQPTLREMGFKWFFAYAATMTFLHHLVLNFVDVFSFREFWQTLLRVFLSSVFSLMFILIIQYIFTSRKERN
- a CDS encoding redoxin domain-containing protein codes for the protein MRNLFVSTIILSLILSMAACKGKKENQYIITGSINGADTGWILLKKREEGKWLTKDSTELKEGKFSFTGTTEMPEMYYLAVKNKDGFLPFFLENADITIKAFSDSIDKSDVSGSASHDLYKTFLKKDDMFNKKLEDLYTEYMTAKEANDSIKALSLEGGFDVIQNEQASAMKEFIKTNGKSVVSAYLALSNAYNFELADLQEINKGFDPGIANSSYVKKLKEREETLLKLLPGNLAPEFTMNDSTGKAVSLASFKGQYLLVDFWASWCGPCRKENPNVVQAYKSFNSKGFTILGVSLDNDKSKWLEAVAADGLTWTHVSELQGWNCSAAKLYGVMSIPANFLLDKEGKIVGSNLRGEDLEKKLQEVMAEPIATK